A single Natranaerobius thermophilus JW/NM-WN-LF DNA region contains:
- a CDS encoding site-2 protease family protein, translating to MFSNSLRIARFFGIDVELDFSWLVIFMVFSFSLSTNYFPNVLAEKTDLIYWLAGVTATIMLFISVLIHEFAHSLTALKEGHDIKKITLFIFGGVAQLDEEPRTSVSELKITIVGPVSSLALAAIFGPISLLFTEGHFLGEILFFLARVNLTIGILNLIPAFPLDGGRILRAAIWYFKKDLLLATKISVLAGSALAFLLMGMGFMITVTVSVMGLWYIFMGWLLYQAGQNSYTQVTLKNTLSGYQVQDVMTDNVLVVSTELTIDRLVEEFYRHKVGAFPVVGGSAVLGLVTMNQVKTVNQDEWEVKKVREIMTAIDECIIMEPEEEAVEAMMKMARHNAGRVLVMDAGRLVGILSNTDMMRLIKMKTLFEK from the coding sequence GTGTTTAGTAACTCACTTAGAATAGCTCGTTTTTTTGGAATTGATGTTGAGTTAGATTTTAGCTGGCTCGTAATTTTTATGGTATTTAGTTTTAGTTTATCAACAAACTATTTCCCAAATGTTTTAGCTGAAAAAACAGATCTGATATATTGGCTGGCTGGGGTAACAGCGACAATTATGTTATTTATTTCAGTATTAATCCATGAATTTGCTCATTCTTTAACAGCCTTAAAAGAAGGACATGATATTAAAAAAATTACATTATTTATTTTCGGTGGAGTAGCTCAGTTAGATGAAGAACCCAGAACTTCCGTTTCTGAATTAAAAATCACTATAGTGGGGCCAGTTTCTAGTTTGGCATTAGCCGCAATTTTTGGACCTATCAGCCTCTTATTTACAGAAGGGCATTTTTTGGGAGAAATTTTATTTTTTTTGGCTAGAGTTAATCTAACTATTGGAATACTAAACTTGATCCCTGCCTTCCCCCTAGATGGTGGCCGAATATTGCGAGCTGCTATCTGGTACTTTAAAAAAGATTTGTTATTAGCTACTAAAATTAGTGTATTAGCTGGAAGTGCCTTGGCTTTCTTATTAATGGGAATGGGTTTTATGATAACTGTAACAGTTTCAGTAATGGGACTATGGTATATTTTTATGGGATGGCTTCTTTATCAAGCAGGACAAAACAGCTACACCCAGGTCACCTTGAAAAACACATTATCGGGTTATCAAGTGCAAGATGTCATGACAGATAATGTGCTAGTTGTATCTACTGAATTAACAATTGATAGGCTAGTTGAAGAATTTTATCGCCATAAAGTAGGAGCATTTCCCGTAGTAGGAGGCTCAGCAGTTCTAGGTTTAGTAACCATGAACCAAGTCAAGACTGTTAATCAGGATGAATGGGAAGTAAAGAAAGTTAGAGAAATAATGACGGCTATTGATGAATGCATTATTATGGAGCCTGAAGAAGAAGCTGTAGAAGCCATGATGAAAATGGCCCGGCACAATGCCGGGCGTGTTCTGGTAATGGATGCTGGACGCCTTGTAGGGATTCTTAGCAATACTGATATGATGCGTCTAATTAAAATGAAAACTCTTTTTGAAAAATAG
- a CDS encoding carbon-nitrogen hydrolase family protein, with protein sequence MPYRIVERVFSSDDNSPTVLIANLHMKSDIEENLKKMEQVVEIAHEKEVNILIFPELCVTGYVWETENESEVRDYLRRGENSQIATWVKNIRDSLFDDGIGLEYVFYNNVNLKDDKFYNSTFILNPNIDLYDEKYIYNKIFLPPIEQKYFERGPDKRLTIDTKWGRFGFLICYDLNFVELARKYAVDDDVDAIITMAHWRSEARREYPEMNIKTDHYYGFLWNLMNSSKAAYNQVFSLAANAVGRHEISDVYFWGGSGIWAPSGMQLLQASNINEELLIIKNLDIRGQKFKEKDDFNYMIDFERFYNGIKDQGSYTKYL encoded by the coding sequence ATGCCGTATAGAATTGTAGAAAGAGTATTTTCTAGTGATGATAATAGTCCTACAGTTTTGATTGCTAATTTACACATGAAATCAGATATAGAAGAAAATCTCAAAAAAATGGAGCAAGTCGTAGAAATTGCCCACGAAAAAGAAGTGAATATTCTTATTTTTCCGGAACTTTGTGTTACTGGTTATGTTTGGGAAACAGAAAATGAAAGTGAAGTTAGAGATTATTTGAGAAGAGGAGAGAACAGTCAGATAGCTACATGGGTAAAGAATATACGTGATAGTTTATTTGACGATGGTATTGGTTTGGAGTACGTTTTTTATAACAATGTTAACTTAAAAGATGATAAATTCTATAATTCAACTTTTATTTTAAATCCTAATATAGATCTTTATGATGAGAAATATATTTACAACAAAATATTTCTTCCACCAATTGAACAAAAATATTTTGAGCGAGGACCTGATAAGAGATTGACTATAGATACTAAATGGGGTAGATTTGGATTTTTGATTTGTTATGATCTAAACTTTGTTGAACTGGCCAGAAAATATGCTGTAGATGACGATGTAGACGCCATTATAACTATGGCCCATTGGCGATCTGAAGCCAGGAGAGAATATCCCGAAATGAATATAAAAACAGATCACTATTATGGGTTTTTGTGGAATCTAATGAATTCCTCTAAAGCAGCTTACAATCAAGTATTTAGTTTAGCTGCCAATGCCGTAGGGCGTCATGAAATCTCTGATGTTTACTTTTGGGGCGGAAGCGGTATTTGGGCACCTTCAGGGATGCAATTACTGCAAGCATCAAATATTAACGAAGAATTACTCATTATTAAGAATTTAGATATTAGAGGTCAAAAGTTCAAAGAAAAAGATGACTTTAATTATATGATTGATTTCGAAAGATTTTATAATGGGATTAAAGATCAGGGTAGCTACACTAAGTATTTATAA
- a CDS encoding SagB/ThcOx family dehydrogenase, with translation MDNIGKNFIEYTKLKNLKKSDEDKGLAEPPIEKELSQEENIIELPDPELGMNHNFHLQTVIGNRKSIRNFSAEPLSKVELSYLLWNTQGIKRKSSNNSVTKRTVPSAGARHPLETYLYVQNVEDLQQGIYRYIAGQHNLSFWKPIKQGTKVEDLEKACYQQKFVGECAVTFIWTAVVERTTWRYGERGYRYLFLDAGHVCQNLYLSVENINSGACAIGAYDDEMVHEILDIDGEKEFAIYLASVGKKISRS, from the coding sequence ATGGATAATATAGGTAAAAATTTTATTGAATACACAAAATTGAAAAACCTGAAAAAATCTGATGAAGATAAGGGTTTAGCTGAACCGCCCATTGAAAAGGAGTTATCCCAAGAAGAAAATATCATTGAACTTCCAGACCCAGAGTTGGGCATGAATCACAATTTTCATTTACAAACTGTTATTGGTAATAGGAAAAGTATTCGTAATTTTAGTGCAGAACCTCTTTCTAAAGTGGAATTGTCGTATCTTTTATGGAATACTCAGGGTATCAAACGAAAATCTTCTAATAACTCTGTAACTAAGAGAACTGTACCTTCAGCTGGTGCTCGTCACCCTTTAGAAACTTACTTATATGTTCAAAATGTAGAGGATTTACAACAGGGGATTTACCGCTATATTGCAGGGCAGCATAATTTGAGTTTTTGGAAACCGATAAAGCAAGGGACTAAAGTAGAGGATTTGGAAAAAGCCTGTTATCAGCAAAAATTTGTCGGCGAGTGTGCAGTTACTTTTATTTGGACTGCAGTTGTTGAGAGAACGACTTGGAGGTATGGCGAAAGAGGTTATCGGTATTTATTTTTAGATGCAGGACATGTTTGCCAAAATCTCTATTTAAGTGTAGAAAACATTAACTCAGGAGCATGTGCAATTGGAGCTTATGATGACGAAATGGTTCATGAAATTTTAGATATAGATGGTGAAAAGGAATTCGCTATTTATCTTGCTTCTGTGGGGAAAAAGATATCCCGTAGTTAA
- the pruA gene encoding L-glutamate gamma-semialdehyde dehydrogenase: protein MPKNNAFEFVRPRNEYPLNYTPGSPEKEEVKEKLTELKGEVTEIPLIIGGREVKTGDLGEVRMPTDHSTVLAKYHKAGEKEIDMAIEAALKAKHEWERMPWDKRAKIFKKAAALIAGPYRSTVNAATMLGQGKNIYQSEIEAVCELVDFLEFNTYYLNEIYKDQPDSLRTVINQVEYRPLEGFIFAVSPFNFTAIGGNLPSAPAIAGNVSVWKPASTAVYSNYIVMKIFEEAGLPPGVINFIPGSGGLVGNRVMKHPDLAGVHFTGSSEVFKDMWKEVGQNIDRYKTYPRIVGETGGKDFVVAHPTADKNEVITALIRGAYEYQGQKCSAASRAYIPETLWERMKDKLIEKVSELKVGPVEDFTNFVNAVIDKQAFDKIASYIDYAKDSDEAEILAGGKYDDSEGYYIWPTVIKTDNPKFKTMEEEIFGPVLTVYVYPDNEYEKTLELCNETSPYGLTGSIIAKDKEALLKAEDILTHAAGNFYINDKPTGSVVGQQPFGGARASGTNDKAGSMWNIIRWISPRSIKENLNPPKDYRYPCMEEE from the coding sequence ATGCCTAAAAATAATGCTTTTGAATTTGTTCGCCCAAGAAATGAATATCCTTTAAATTATACTCCAGGTAGTCCAGAGAAGGAAGAGGTTAAAGAGAAATTAACTGAACTGAAAGGTGAAGTTACGGAGATTCCATTAATCATAGGTGGTCGGGAAGTGAAAACAGGTGATCTTGGTGAAGTTCGGATGCCTACTGACCATAGCACTGTCCTTGCTAAATATCATAAAGCCGGTGAAAAAGAAATTGACATGGCCATAGAAGCTGCACTTAAAGCTAAACACGAGTGGGAAAGGATGCCCTGGGATAAAAGGGCAAAAATATTTAAAAAAGCTGCTGCTTTGATAGCAGGTCCATATAGATCAACAGTAAACGCGGCTACTATGCTTGGTCAGGGGAAAAATATCTATCAATCTGAAATTGAAGCTGTTTGCGAATTAGTAGATTTCCTGGAATTTAACACCTATTATTTAAATGAAATTTATAAGGATCAGCCAGATTCTCTAAGGACTGTAATTAACCAGGTGGAATACCGTCCTCTTGAAGGCTTTATATTTGCAGTTTCACCGTTTAACTTTACAGCTATTGGAGGAAATCTACCTAGTGCCCCTGCAATAGCAGGCAATGTATCAGTGTGGAAACCAGCTTCCACGGCAGTATATTCAAATTATATTGTTATGAAGATTTTTGAAGAAGCTGGTCTACCCCCTGGAGTCATAAATTTCATTCCAGGATCTGGTGGATTAGTTGGTAACCGTGTTATGAAACATCCTGACTTAGCTGGTGTTCATTTTACCGGGTCTTCGGAAGTCTTTAAAGATATGTGGAAAGAAGTTGGTCAAAATATCGACCGTTATAAAACTTATCCCAGAATTGTAGGGGAAACAGGTGGCAAAGACTTTGTGGTTGCTCATCCAACTGCAGATAAAAATGAAGTAATTACCGCTCTTATCAGAGGTGCTTATGAGTACCAGGGACAAAAGTGCTCAGCGGCAAGTCGTGCTTACATTCCAGAAACCCTCTGGGAAAGAATGAAAGATAAATTAATTGAAAAAGTTTCAGAATTAAAAGTTGGCCCCGTTGAGGATTTCACAAATTTTGTTAATGCAGTTATTGATAAACAAGCTTTTGATAAGATTGCTTCATATATTGATTATGCCAAAGATTCAGATGAGGCCGAGATACTTGCAGGAGGTAAGTACGATGACTCAGAGGGCTATTATATTTGGCCAACTGTCATCAAAACTGACAATCCTAAATTTAAAACCATGGAAGAAGAAATTTTTGGTCCAGTGCTAACTGTTTATGTATATCCAGACAATGAATACGAAAAGACTCTAGAATTGTGTAATGAAACCTCACCTTATGGATTGACTGGCAGTATTATAGCCAAGGATAAAGAAGCCCTTTTAAAAGCTGAAGACATCCTCACTCATGCGGCAGGAAACTTTTATATAAATGATAAACCAACTGGCTCTGTTGTTGGTCAACAGCCCTTTGGTGGGGCAAGAGCTTCTGGAACTAATGATAAAGCAGGTTCAATGTGGAATATAATTAGATGGATTTCCCCTAGATCTATTAAAGAAAATCTTAATCCACCCAAAGATTATAGATACCCTTGCATGGAAGAAGAGTAA
- a CDS encoding NAD(P)/FAD-dependent oxidoreductase produces MNNTANVVIIGGGINGLATAYNLAKMGESDIVLVEREYIASGATGRCGAGIRQQWGTEKNCILSRESVRMFENLEETLDYDHDIEFKQKGYLFLAYDEGLFEQFKKNVKLQNDLNIPSRLLTPGEIKDIAPHVNINGLYGGTICEEDGHANPFHVSEAYRKAAERLGVKIYTYTEVWDIETERGEVTGVITDKGKISTKKVLNTAGGHAKEVGRMAGIELPIYPERHEAMVSEPLDPFQGPMIVSLYHDFYMQQVPHGSFLMGHGDPEEPESLNINSSVKFPIKLSKKIASVFPPLKDIKIIRQWAGLYDMSPDAQPILGETSVKGFYTSAGYSGHGFMIAPYTSKLVAQLILEQEPELDISMLNYDRFERGELILEPSVV; encoded by the coding sequence ATTAATAACACGGCGAATGTAGTGATTATTGGAGGAGGTATCAATGGATTAGCTACAGCTTATAACCTGGCCAAAATGGGAGAAAGCGATATAGTTTTAGTTGAGCGAGAATATATTGCAAGTGGAGCTACCGGTAGGTGTGGAGCAGGAATAAGGCAGCAATGGGGAACTGAAAAAAACTGTATTTTAAGTAGGGAAAGTGTCAGGATGTTTGAAAACTTAGAAGAAACTTTAGATTACGACCACGATATAGAATTTAAACAAAAGGGTTATTTGTTTTTGGCTTATGATGAAGGGCTTTTTGAACAATTTAAGAAAAATGTGAAACTGCAAAATGATCTTAATATTCCCTCTAGACTGTTAACTCCTGGTGAAATTAAAGATATAGCCCCTCATGTAAATATAAATGGTCTATATGGTGGGACCATTTGTGAGGAAGATGGGCATGCCAATCCTTTTCATGTTAGTGAAGCCTATCGAAAAGCGGCAGAGAGATTAGGAGTGAAAATTTACACCTATACAGAAGTATGGGATATTGAAACAGAAAGAGGTGAAGTAACTGGTGTAATTACAGATAAAGGAAAAATATCAACGAAAAAGGTGTTAAATACCGCCGGGGGTCATGCTAAAGAAGTTGGACGAATGGCAGGGATTGAACTTCCTATATATCCCGAGCGACATGAAGCCATGGTTTCGGAACCGCTAGATCCTTTTCAAGGTCCTATGATCGTTTCGCTTTATCATGATTTTTACATGCAGCAGGTACCTCATGGAAGTTTTCTCATGGGGCATGGTGACCCCGAAGAACCAGAAAGTTTGAACATTAATTCTAGTGTTAAATTTCCTATTAAATTATCCAAAAAGATTGCCAGTGTATTCCCGCCGTTAAAGGATATTAAAATCATACGGCAATGGGCTGGATTATATGATATGAGTCCAGATGCACAACCGATTTTGGGTGAAACCTCAGTTAAAGGTTTTTATACTTCTGCAGGTTATAGCGGGCACGGTTTCATGATTGCACCTTATACATCAAAATTAGTTGCCCAGCTTATCCTTGAACAAGAGCCAGAACTCGATATTAGTATGTTAAATTACGATCGCTTTGAAAGAGGAGAATTAATTTTAGAACCATCGGTAGTTTGA
- a CDS encoding (2Fe-2S)-binding protein has product MTDDTILCRCEDLTFGEVREWINKGYNNFEELKRVCRIGMGACQGKSCREALLKELVKVKGSSISEETTGVYRPLLKPVKLGTLARGDLDD; this is encoded by the coding sequence ATGACAGATGATACTATTCTTTGTCGTTGTGAAGATTTGACTTTTGGTGAAGTGAGAGAGTGGATTAATAAGGGTTATAATAATTTTGAAGAATTGAAAAGAGTTTGCAGAATAGGTATGGGAGCCTGTCAAGGAAAAAGTTGCCGAGAGGCTTTATTAAAAGAATTGGTAAAAGTTAAAGGTAGCTCTATATCTGAGGAAACTACCGGTGTTTATCGACCTTTATTAAAACCTGTCAAGCTGGGAACTTTAGCAAGGGGTGATCTCGATGATTAA
- a CDS encoding ATP-binding protein produces the protein MNDKIVETGVPSEKLQEQVKPPEHRREQGPVVMVECFQEIPCDPCNKACNFGAIKPFEDINDLPEVDFDKCNGCGVCVGYCPGLAIFIIDETYSQETDLVKIPYEFSPLPEKGQVVQGLDREGKYVTDVKVSQVRESSRKNRVYILSLEVPKGYGYTVRNISFTSEGGSS, from the coding sequence ATGAATGATAAAATAGTCGAAACAGGTGTGCCTTCGGAAAAGTTACAAGAACAAGTTAAACCTCCCGAACATAGGCGAGAACAAGGACCTGTGGTAATGGTGGAGTGTTTTCAGGAAATCCCTTGTGACCCCTGTAATAAAGCTTGCAATTTTGGTGCTATAAAGCCCTTTGAGGATATAAATGATTTACCAGAAGTAGATTTTGATAAATGTAATGGTTGCGGAGTTTGCGTTGGTTACTGTCCAGGGTTAGCTATTTTTATTATTGATGAAACTTATTCTCAAGAAACGGATCTTGTTAAAATACCCTACGAATTTTCACCATTACCTGAAAAGGGGCAAGTTGTTCAGGGGCTAGATAGGGAAGGTAAGTACGTGACAGATGTAAAAGTCTCACAAGTAAGAGAATCTAGCAGAAAAAATCGAGTTTATATATTGAGTTTGGAAGTTCCCAAAGGATATGGTTACACCGTAAGAAATATTTCTTTTACTAGTGAAGGAGGGTCGTCATGA
- a CDS encoding NAD(P)/FAD-dependent oxidoreductase yields MSDNHNFSELSPNLRDPSTLRLKKEINTEVVVIGSGPAGLSAALSAAEEGAQVLLLERDPFLGGQLVKQTHMFFGSEEQYAAERGVKIGKILSEQLQSYDNIDVYINATALGYYEYGTLLVEHNGEIIRIKPSKMIVATGAQEKVLHFPNWDLPGVYGAGAVQTLMNVYGVKPGDKVVMVGAGNIGVIVSYQLIQAGVEVVGVLEAASQIGAYLVHASKLRRQGVPIYTSTTVKEVHGENALEKITTVELDNNWNYIPGSEQNFEVDVLCLSVGLTPLAELLLQAGCETVYVPELGGFTPIRDENFETTKSGIYVAGDVSGVEEASSAMVEGKLAGMFAAESLGYQKEGFWIRAKNAREELMSLRRGPVGQVIRRGQSQLVKKAKAKGV; encoded by the coding sequence ATGTCTGATAATCACAATTTTTCAGAACTTTCGCCTAATCTACGTGATCCTTCAACTTTACGACTTAAAAAAGAGATCAATACTGAAGTAGTAGTTATAGGTTCTGGACCGGCCGGTTTATCTGCTGCTTTAAGTGCTGCTGAGGAAGGAGCACAGGTTCTTTTATTAGAACGAGATCCCTTTTTGGGTGGTCAACTTGTCAAACAAACACACATGTTTTTTGGCTCTGAAGAACAATATGCAGCAGAACGAGGAGTTAAAATTGGTAAAATACTTTCAGAACAATTGCAATCTTATGATAATATAGATGTTTATATAAATGCTACAGCTCTAGGCTATTATGAATATGGTACTTTATTAGTAGAGCATAATGGGGAAATAATTAGGATAAAACCATCAAAGATGATTGTTGCTACTGGAGCACAAGAAAAAGTTCTTCATTTTCCCAACTGGGACTTACCTGGGGTATACGGGGCTGGAGCTGTACAAACTTTGATGAATGTTTACGGAGTCAAGCCCGGAGATAAAGTTGTTATGGTAGGTGCTGGAAATATTGGTGTTATTGTTAGCTATCAATTGATTCAGGCAGGAGTGGAAGTTGTTGGTGTTTTAGAGGCAGCATCACAAATTGGTGCTTACCTAGTACATGCCTCTAAACTCAGAAGGCAGGGAGTTCCTATATATACATCTACCACTGTTAAGGAAGTTCACGGAGAAAATGCTTTAGAAAAAATAACTACTGTCGAACTAGATAATAATTGGAACTATATTCCTGGGAGTGAACAAAATTTCGAGGTTGATGTGCTATGCCTTTCCGTTGGGTTAACTCCACTAGCAGAACTATTATTACAAGCGGGTTGTGAAACTGTATATGTTCCAGAATTAGGAGGGTTTACTCCTATTAGGGATGAAAATTTTGAAACTACAAAAAGCGGTATTTATGTAGCAGGTGATGTTTCAGGTGTAGAGGAAGCAAGCTCTGCCATGGTTGAAGGCAAGCTAGCAGGTATGTTTGCAGCTGAAAGCCTCGGATATCAAAAAGAAGGTTTTTGGATCAGGGCTAAAAATGCTCGCGAAGAGTTAATGAGCTTAAGAAGAGGTCCTGTGGGCCAAGTTATCAGACGTGGACAAAGTCAATTAGTTAAAAAAGCCAAAGCTAAGGGGGTTTAA
- a CDS encoding (2Fe-2S)-binding protein, protein MRIKNHPILNFENNETVTFYYEGQKYQGVKGETIASALHAAGVKVLRNSRRHKRPRGFFCAIGNCSSCSMKVNGVPNVRVCVEPLEEGMVVEKQDERGELNV, encoded by the coding sequence ATGAGAATCAAAAATCACCCGATTTTGAATTTTGAAAACAATGAAACAGTTACTTTTTATTATGAAGGCCAAAAGTACCAAGGTGTTAAGGGTGAGACCATTGCTTCAGCACTTCATGCGGCAGGGGTGAAAGTACTTCGGAATAGTAGAAGACATAAAAGACCACGGGGGTTCTTCTGTGCCATTGGTAACTGTTCTTCATGCTCTATGAAGGTGAATGGAGTACCAAACGTCCGGGTGTGCGTTGAGCCCTTAGAAGAAGGAATGGTGGTGGAAAAACAGGATGAAAGAGGTGAATTAAATGTCTGA
- the putP gene encoding sodium/proline symporter PutP — MVPIPIMSTFIAYLIFMVIVGIITYKMTYTLDDYVLAGRGLNKWVAAMSAQASDMSGWLLLGLPGAAYASGMGQWSIWMCIGLATGTMLNWQFIAKKLRAYTELAGDSITLSEFFSNRFRDKSEVLRIVSALFILVFFLFYTASGLVAGGKLFESFLGVDYYLALTIGTIVILIYTFVGGFIAVTWLDFVNGILMFFALIIAPIGVVSHLGGLSDVFAEIGSINPDLLDITRGVNYNYTDDIFWESTGPIGAIGIISALAWGLGYFGQPHILARFMAIKSLRAIKTSRLIAVIWVVLTLMGASMVGFMGISIFGEEAPLYDSEWVFLELVPLIFNPWIAGILLAAVLAAIMSTVDSQLLVSSSALTQDFYRRFLRKDATEKELVWGGRISVLIITLIAYYLAWEEGHVLELVEYAWAGFGATFGPAVIASLFWKRTTRNGALAGIVVGGLTVILWEILGTPFGLYEIVPGFILSLVAIIIFSLIDDEPSQEILEEFERSQELSQPGAELPEKE; from the coding sequence ATGGTCCCCATACCTATAATGTCGACTTTTATAGCATATTTAATCTTTATGGTAATAGTCGGTATAATAACCTATAAAATGACTTATACCTTGGATGATTATGTGTTGGCTGGGCGCGGTTTAAATAAATGGGTTGCAGCTATGTCAGCTCAAGCTAGCGATATGAGTGGTTGGCTACTCTTAGGATTACCAGGTGCCGCTTATGCCTCTGGCATGGGCCAGTGGAGTATCTGGATGTGTATAGGTCTTGCTACAGGAACGATGCTTAATTGGCAGTTTATTGCTAAAAAACTCAGGGCTTATACAGAATTAGCTGGTGACAGCATTACATTATCCGAATTCTTCTCAAATAGATTTCGAGATAAGAGTGAAGTACTAAGAATTGTATCTGCTCTATTTATTTTAGTATTTTTCTTGTTCTATACTGCGTCTGGCTTGGTTGCCGGGGGGAAATTATTTGAGTCGTTTCTCGGTGTTGATTATTATCTTGCTTTAACTATTGGAACTATTGTTATCTTGATTTACACCTTTGTAGGGGGATTTATTGCAGTTACCTGGTTGGACTTTGTTAATGGTATATTAATGTTTTTTGCTCTGATCATTGCCCCTATAGGAGTTGTCAGTCATCTTGGAGGATTGAGTGATGTTTTTGCAGAAATTGGTTCCATAAACCCTGATCTATTAGATATAACTCGAGGTGTAAATTATAATTACACTGACGATATTTTTTGGGAATCTACAGGCCCTATTGGAGCCATTGGTATTATATCGGCTTTGGCCTGGGGATTGGGATACTTTGGTCAACCTCATATCTTAGCGAGATTTATGGCCATTAAATCTTTGAGAGCTATTAAAACTTCTCGGTTAATTGCAGTGATATGGGTTGTTTTAACATTGATGGGAGCTTCCATGGTGGGCTTTATGGGAATTTCCATTTTTGGAGAAGAAGCACCTCTATATGATTCTGAGTGGGTCTTTTTAGAATTGGTTCCATTAATTTTTAACCCGTGGATTGCGGGGATTCTATTGGCAGCAGTGTTAGCAGCTATCATGAGTACAGTGGACTCACAATTACTTGTTTCTTCTAGTGCCTTAACCCAAGACTTTTACAGGCGATTCTTGAGAAAAGACGCCACTGAAAAAGAGTTGGTTTGGGGTGGAAGAATTTCTGTCTTAATTATTACTTTAATAGCATATTATTTAGCATGGGAAGAAGGCCATGTATTAGAACTAGTTGAATATGCTTGGGCTGGTTTTGGAGCGACCTTTGGCCCTGCTGTCATAGCTTCTTTGTTTTGGAAAAGAACTACTCGTAACGGAGCTCTGGCAGGAATAGTTGTTGGTGGATTGACGGTGATTTTATGGGAAATACTGGGTACTCCCTTTGGGCTATATGAGATCGTACCTGGTTTTATTTTGTCACTGGTAGCAATCATTATTTTTAGTTTGATTGATGATGAGCCTAGTCAAGAAATTTTGGAAGAATTTGAAAGATCCCAAGAGCTTTCACAACCTGGAGCTGAACTGCCAGAAAAGGAATAA
- a CDS encoding coiled-coil domain-containing protein: protein MMNLQKSEYKSIIVTFTLLIIFHLVNFNTTAMTRTTRNINENSETIQKEDISELGDLKNEIKELNEQELKIQEELFQLSREKEKIRIQKSTLKNQINKIEQQISQLNKEISEQQERYQKAQANLGDILTTLQKMGPLSYLEELLDAGSTEVFISRLNIIRGFISDIRTTIDNLISNKEALQEKEKVLSNTLDQQEQTENELKNKSQNLTNKYKQQEQILEEVSEQRQQFEDRMKHINLAWENAVSELDDLEHILSDILSTHTFDEEQIELSGNIFSMQAKIYEDTFISIIEKEQELEKITFSLDNDKVKLTLTESNSNEEKHLYLNPVPKNNSYVELKPTKFEFLGLDIASDQLGQQISNSNIVLDFSEELAGYRIKEINIQEDYMKLQLSFN from the coding sequence ATGATGAATCTACAAAAATCTGAGTATAAGTCAATAATCGTTACTTTTACTTTACTAATAATATTTCATCTAGTAAATTTCAATACAACGGCCATGACACGAACTACTAGAAATATTAATGAAAACTCTGAAACTATCCAGAAAGAAGATATTTCTGAGCTAGGTGATCTTAAAAATGAAATCAAAGAACTAAATGAACAGGAATTAAAAATTCAAGAAGAACTATTTCAATTATCTAGAGAAAAAGAAAAAATTAGGATTCAAAAATCCACATTAAAAAATCAGATAAATAAAATAGAACAACAAATTTCCCAATTGAACAAAGAAATATCTGAACAACAGGAACGATATCAAAAAGCTCAAGCGAATCTGGGAGACATTTTAACAACTCTTCAAAAAATGGGACCTCTCTCCTATTTAGAAGAGTTATTAGATGCGGGAAGTACTGAAGTCTTTATATCGCGTTTAAACATAATTAGAGGATTTATTTCCGATATCAGAACAACTATTGATAATCTCATTTCCAATAAAGAAGCCCTCCAAGAAAAAGAAAAAGTACTATCAAACACTTTGGATCAACAAGAACAAACAGAAAATGAGCTAAAAAATAAGTCTCAAAATTTAACGAATAAATATAAGCAACAAGAACAGATTCTAGAAGAAGTATCAGAACAGCGTCAGCAATTCGAAGACAGAATGAAACATATTAATTTAGCCTGGGAAAATGCAGTTTCCGAGTTGGATGATTTAGAACATATATTAAGTGATATTTTATCCACACACACTTTTGATGAAGAGCAAATCGAACTCAGCGGGAACATTTTCAGTATGCAAGCAAAAATTTATGAAGATACGTTTATATCAATTATTGAAAAAGAACAGGAATTAGAAAAAATAACCTTCTCATTAGATAATGATAAGGTTAAGCTAACACTTACCGAGAGTAACTCAAATGAAGAAAAGCACTTGTACCTGAATCCTGTCCCAAAAAACAATTCGTATGTGGAGTTAAAACCTACAAAATTTGAATTTTTAGGACTTGATATTGCTAGTGACCAGCTCGGGCAGCAAATAAGTAATTCAAATATTGTACTGGACTTTTCAGAGGAGTTAGCAGGCTATCGAATTAAAGAAATAAATATACAGGAAGATTACATGAAATTGCAATTGTCTTTTAATTAA